A window from Dehalobacter sp. DCA encodes these proteins:
- the hydE gene encoding [FeFe] hydrogenase H-cluster radical SAM maturase HydE, with protein MDLSLKDPEGFSKWMNSAGKKELSEIIRYSFEEATAEEWSVMSSYANELREKYYGRKVYFRGLIEFSSFCRNDCFYCGLCRSNRSVKRYRLTPEEIFDCCRTGYDLGFRTFVLQSGEDKYFTDARLCNIISGIKEFFPDCAVTLSMGERSFASYKYLFDAGADRYLLRHETADEAHYVKLHPPELSLKNRKQCLYYLKEIGYQVGAGFMVDSPFQTFDTLAEDFLFLRELKPQMIGIGPFIPQKNTRFRGYCTPSSSRTLALLSLIRIMLPKTLLPATTALGTVDPLGREKGLKAGANVVMPNLSPVKYRRDYALYDNKICTGEEAAECLSCLARRITSVGYIPDFSRGDYIDF; from the coding sequence ATGGATTTAAGTCTAAAAGACCCGGAAGGGTTCTCAAAATGGATGAATTCAGCCGGAAAAAAGGAACTTTCCGAGATTATCCGGTATTCTTTTGAGGAAGCAACCGCAGAAGAATGGTCGGTGATGTCCTCTTATGCAAATGAGCTGCGGGAAAAGTATTATGGCAGAAAGGTTTACTTTCGGGGGCTGATCGAGTTTTCCAGCTTTTGCAGGAACGATTGTTTCTACTGCGGACTTTGCAGAAGCAACCGAAGTGTCAAAAGGTACCGTTTGACGCCGGAGGAAATTTTTGATTGCTGCCGGACGGGCTATGATCTGGGTTTTCGCACCTTTGTGCTGCAAAGCGGCGAAGATAAGTATTTTACAGACGCGCGGCTGTGCAACATCATATCAGGGATCAAGGAGTTTTTTCCAGATTGTGCGGTGACCCTCTCAATGGGAGAGCGAAGTTTCGCTTCCTATAAATACCTATTCGATGCTGGGGCCGACCGGTACCTTCTGCGTCATGAAACGGCCGATGAGGCCCATTACGTCAAACTACATCCGCCGGAACTCAGCTTAAAAAACCGCAAACAGTGCCTATATTATCTAAAGGAAATCGGCTATCAGGTCGGAGCCGGCTTTATGGTGGATTCCCCTTTCCAGACCTTCGATACACTGGCGGAGGATTTTCTGTTTCTGAGGGAACTGAAACCCCAAATGATCGGCATCGGTCCGTTTATTCCGCAAAAGAATACAAGGTTCCGGGGTTATTGCACGCCGTCCTCCAGTCGGACATTGGCCTTGCTGTCCCTTATCCGGATCATGCTGCCGAAAACCCTTCTGCCTGCTACTACAGCGCTCGGCACCGTCGATCCCCTGGGGCGTGAAAAAGGACTGAAGGCCGGTGCCAATGTCGTCATGCCCAATCTTTCCCCGGTTAAGTACCGCAGGGATTATGCTTTATATGATAATAAAATCTGTACCGGCGAAGAGGCGGCCGAATGCCTTTCCTGCCTTGCACGGCGTATTACGTCGGTCGGTTATATACCTGATTTTTCACGCGGGGACTATATAGACTTTTAG
- the hydG gene encoding [FeFe] hydrogenase H-cluster radical SAM maturase HydG, with product MNFLNKYQKEFDEYDKLDHDFIDDDKIWEQLNKWHNPSREDVRRVLKKAEQCVRLEPEETAILIQNKDEDTIQEMYELAHQLKEEVYGDRIVFFAPLYISDECANNCKYCGFRASNTAMHRKTLSMDEIEQEVRIMIEEGQKRTVLVYGESPATEVDFMCDTIKKVYSVKTQHGEIRRANINCAPLTVEELKKLQEVGIGTFQVFQETYHHETYHKIHPAGTIKGHYRWRLYCMDRAQKAGIDDIGLGVLFGLYDWRFEVMALLYHTIHLEETFNGVGPHTISFPRITPATGTPFSDHPEYAVSDSDFKKLVAVLRLSVPYTGMICTAREPEKVRREVISFGVSQIDAGTRIGVGAYAQSKNANQLPDKEQFSIGDSRALDDVVGEICDMHFIPSFCTACYRAGRTGEHFMKVAKSRFVHNYCIPNAIFTLKEYLLDYASDETRAKGEKVLKQHVERFKGHPAYDTILENLKRLENGERDLRL from the coding sequence ATGAATTTTCTCAATAAATATCAAAAGGAATTCGATGAGTACGACAAGCTTGACCATGATTTTATTGACGACGATAAGATATGGGAACAGCTGAATAAATGGCACAACCCATCTAGAGAAGACGTGCGGCGCGTGCTAAAAAAAGCGGAGCAGTGTGTACGGCTCGAGCCGGAGGAAACAGCGATTCTTATCCAAAACAAGGATGAGGATACGATACAGGAGATGTATGAACTAGCCCATCAGCTGAAAGAAGAGGTTTACGGAGACCGTATCGTGTTTTTCGCGCCGCTTTATATCAGCGATGAATGCGCGAACAACTGCAAATACTGCGGTTTCCGCGCAAGCAACACCGCGATGCACCGCAAAACGCTCAGTATGGATGAAATCGAGCAGGAAGTGCGAATCATGATAGAAGAAGGCCAGAAACGTACTGTACTCGTTTATGGCGAATCTCCCGCAACCGAAGTGGATTTCATGTGCGATACGATCAAAAAAGTCTACAGCGTAAAAACACAGCACGGTGAAATCCGCCGCGCAAACATTAACTGCGCGCCGCTCACCGTCGAAGAGCTGAAAAAACTTCAGGAAGTCGGTATCGGCACGTTCCAGGTCTTTCAGGAAACCTACCACCATGAAACTTATCATAAAATACATCCGGCCGGGACCATCAAGGGGCATTACCGCTGGAGACTTTACTGTATGGACAGGGCACAAAAGGCCGGCATCGACGATATTGGACTCGGCGTTTTGTTTGGCCTGTACGACTGGCGTTTTGAGGTCATGGCCCTTTTATACCATACCATTCATCTGGAGGAAACTTTCAACGGTGTGGGACCACACACGATTTCATTCCCCAGGATCACTCCGGCGACCGGTACGCCATTCTCCGATCACCCCGAGTATGCGGTCAGCGACAGCGACTTCAAAAAGCTTGTTGCCGTCTTGCGCCTGTCCGTCCCATATACCGGCATGATTTGTACTGCACGTGAACCGGAAAAAGTACGTAGGGAGGTAATCTCGTTTGGGGTTTCACAGATCGATGCTGGAACGCGCATTGGCGTCGGCGCTTATGCACAGTCCAAAAACGCAAACCAGCTTCCCGACAAGGAACAGTTTTCCATCGGCGACTCGCGGGCGCTGGATGATGTTGTCGGTGAAATATGTGATATGCATTTTATTCCCTCTTTTTGCACCGCGTGTTACCGTGCAGGCCGCACGGGGGAACATTTTATGAAGGTCGCAAAATCTAGGTTCGTACATAACTACTGCATACCGAACGCCATTTTCACGCTGAAGGAATACCTGCTCGACTATGCGTCGGATGAAACAAGGGCCAAAGGCGAAAAAGTTCTCAAACAGCATGTCGAGCGGTTTAAAGGCCATCCAGCCTACGACACGATACTTGAGAATTTAAAGCGGCTGGAAAACGGCGAACGTGATTTACGCCTGTAG
- a CDS encoding TM1266 family iron-only hydrogenase system putative regulator, with translation MNKRIGIIGIVVEDLSCVEHINAVLHEYAGLVVGRMGIPYGERGVSVISLIVDGSNDEISALTGKLGRVSGASVKSMITKSNK, from the coding sequence ATGAACAAAAGAATTGGTATTATCGGTATTGTGGTTGAAGATCTCTCTTGTGTGGAGCATATCAATGCGGTTCTGCATGAATATGCCGGACTGGTCGTCGGACGGATGGGAATTCCCTACGGAGAACGGGGCGTATCGGTTATCTCGCTGATTGTCGACGGCAGTAATGATGAAATCAGTGCGCTGACTGGCAAACTGGGCCGGGTCTCCGGCGCGTCCGTTAAATCCATGATTACAAAAAGCAATAAGTAA
- a CDS encoding STAS-like domain-containing protein, protein MSFAYAQNNVVGLYGDKLGWVNVVDLKKKFYQLTVNEKYDQIILDLSKVRLIYPNGVVPLIAEMDRLKNTRGTVIQVIPPKDRETTGYAERLGWLHYLDPEKYDFPHGNRYQNFALHSFRNDEELNEVINGAIGVCLQQLVFADGVPQAFEWALNEIAGNILVHAGVKVGWLQVLINKDRHMMSIIVCDSGVGIPHNMKKVFPEIESDRFLIEHSIKKGITSNPANGQGNGLAGTVAIAQASESSLSIYSGKGTVYVNGGRIKSQRHFPPTYGTMVDLQFNTEKPIDLPKALWGHNPINIFETMYEDEKGDLVFNLHDYASNFGNRPTGERIRNLVINLMKQNPGFAVSINMSEVGVLSSSFADELFGKLAVKFGILDFSRFVKLIQVNPLCKNIIDVAINQRIAQSFDPGQITMVKDFS, encoded by the coding sequence ATGTCTTTTGCATACGCGCAGAATAATGTTGTTGGATTATACGGGGATAAATTAGGATGGGTTAATGTCGTTGATCTTAAGAAAAAGTTTTATCAGCTCACAGTAAATGAAAAATATGATCAGATTATCCTTGATCTTAGTAAAGTGAGATTGATTTATCCAAATGGAGTAGTTCCTTTGATAGCGGAGATGGATAGACTAAAGAATACAAGAGGTACTGTAATTCAAGTAATTCCACCTAAAGATAGAGAAACAACTGGATATGCCGAAAGACTGGGCTGGCTACACTACTTAGATCCGGAAAAATATGATTTTCCACATGGTAATAGGTATCAAAATTTTGCGTTACATTCTTTCAGAAATGATGAGGAACTAAATGAGGTAATAAATGGCGCAATAGGAGTTTGTTTACAACAATTAGTTTTTGCAGACGGAGTACCTCAAGCTTTTGAATGGGCCTTAAATGAAATAGCTGGAAATATTTTGGTTCATGCAGGGGTAAAGGTTGGATGGCTTCAAGTGCTAATAAATAAAGATAGACATATGATGTCAATAATTGTGTGTGATTCAGGAGTCGGAATCCCGCATAATATGAAAAAAGTTTTTCCAGAAATTGAGTCAGATAGGTTTTTAATAGAACACTCTATTAAAAAGGGGATAACTAGTAATCCAGCGAATGGTCAGGGAAATGGACTTGCAGGTACTGTAGCAATTGCACAAGCTAGTGAAAGTTCTTTAAGTATATATTCAGGTAAAGGCACTGTGTATGTAAACGGTGGAAGAATAAAATCACAAAGGCATTTTCCGCCGACTTACGGTACCATGGTAGATTTACAGTTTAATACTGAAAAACCAATTGATTTACCGAAAGCATTATGGGGGCATAACCCAATAAATATTTTTGAAACTATGTATGAAGATGAAAAGGGCGATTTAGTTTTTAATCTCCATGATTATGCTTCCAATTTTGGAAATCGTCCAACTGGAGAACGGATTAGGAATCTCGTCATAAATCTAATGAAACAAAATCCTGGATTTGCTGTCAGTATTAACATGTCAGAAGTTGGAGTTCTCTCATCGTCATTTGCGGACGAGCTTTTTGGGAAATTGGCTGTAAAATTTGGAATACTGGACTTTTCTAGATTCGTCAAACTTATTCAAGTAAATCCACTATGCAAAAATATTATTGATGTTGCTATTAATCAAAGGATTGCACAGAGTTTTGACCCTGGCCAAATTACTATGGTAAAAGACTTTTCTTAA
- a CDS encoding phage holin family protein, with the protein MDTQALIQALLNELLQIVITIVIPFVGAYLVSLIKKHLTAKQIEIAKNIAGIAVKFAQQSGLANADKFQLAFNTVKSMASQHGIKLTDEQWTSLVEAAVNEFKKDWNTVTRTESVTPTPEITM; encoded by the coding sequence ATGGATACTCAAGCCTTAATTCAAGCTCTATTAAACGAGCTATTACAGATTGTCATTACTATTGTCATTCCTTTTGTCGGTGCTTATTTGGTATCGCTAATTAAAAAGCATTTGACCGCAAAGCAGATTGAAATCGCTAAGAACATTGCCGGTATTGCGGTTAAATTTGCCCAGCAAAGCGGACTCGCAAACGCCGACAAATTCCAGCTCGCGTTTAACACCGTTAAAAGTATGGCGTCACAGCATGGGATTAAGCTGACGGATGAGCAATGGACATCATTGGTTGAAGCAGCTGTAAACGAATTTAAGAAAGATTGGAATACGGTAACACGTACCGAATCTGTAACACCCACACCAGAAATAACAATGTAA
- a CDS encoding M23 family metallopeptidase: MAMPVKNAKITNCYKDPLCKIKYTKGYHTGVDFIGADGQYVPVCAFRDASVLKVGWDPAGWGNYIILRYAGKYDVVHAHLSKVLVSQGAAVKEGQQIGVMGTTGNSTGVHLHFEVRVAPWTNRNDINASNFLGILNQRGPVQDKPIMIPEVIFSSPGDDEMAAAYLARFLKAERRALTAPGDLANVEHAYVIGSPVKPIQNTTNIVGTDRFDTARKTLELCK, from the coding sequence ATGGCTATGCCAGTTAAAAATGCTAAAATAACAAACTGCTACAAGGACCCACTGTGCAAAATCAAATACACCAAAGGTTATCATACCGGAGTTGATTTCATCGGCGCAGACGGTCAATACGTCCCTGTATGCGCCTTTAGAGATGCATCCGTGCTTAAAGTCGGTTGGGACCCGGCAGGATGGGGTAATTATATCATCCTGAGATATGCTGGAAAATACGACGTGGTCCATGCTCACTTATCGAAAGTTCTCGTCAGTCAGGGCGCAGCAGTCAAGGAAGGTCAGCAGATCGGAGTCATGGGGACTACCGGCAACAGTACCGGCGTACATCTGCATTTTGAAGTCAGAGTTGCTCCATGGACTAATCGCAATGACATCAACGCATCTAATTTCTTAGGGATACTTAATCAGCGCGGACCGGTCCAGGATAAACCGATCATGATACCGGAAGTTATTTTTAGTAGCCCTGGTGATGATGAAATGGCTGCTGCTTACCTCGCGCGATTTTTAAAGGCCGAGAGAAGGGCGCTGACGGCTCCGGGCGATCTCGCCAATGTAGAACATGCCTATGTTATAGGCAGCCCTGTCAAGCCGATCCAGAACACTACAAACATCGTAGGTACAGACCGGTTTGATACGGCAAGGAAAACTTTAGAGCTGTGTAAATAA
- a CDS encoding phage holin family protein encodes MEKEYSFSAIVATVGTFISYWLGGWDVALRVLIAFMVIDYITGFLGAVKTHKVDSEVMFWGGIRKGIIIMVIAIAVMLDQLLGNDEPIFRMMALYFYIAREGISITENLGILRVPLPPPIKKVLAQLQEKGGE; translated from the coding sequence TTGGAAAAAGAATATAGTTTCAGCGCAATTGTGGCTACGGTCGGAACATTCATAAGCTACTGGCTGGGAGGGTGGGATGTAGCATTGCGCGTGCTTATTGCTTTTATGGTTATCGATTACATTACGGGGTTCCTGGGGGCAGTAAAGACACATAAGGTTGACAGCGAGGTTATGTTCTGGGGTGGAATCAGAAAAGGGATCATAATTATGGTCATAGCAATTGCCGTCATGCTAGATCAGTTGCTGGGAAACGATGAGCCGATCTTCCGGATGATGGCTCTTTATTTCTATATTGCCAGGGAAGGAATATCAATAACTGAAAATCTCGGTATTCTTAGGGTGCCGTTACCGCCGCCGATCAAAAAGGTGTTAGCCCAACTACAGGAGAAAGGAGGGGAATAG
- a CDS encoding Rha family transcriptional regulator, giving the protein MNEFLTLGIISKKERALVSSRKIAERFNKDHAEVLKRIHGYDRNGKHVNGILDDFEPSVNTLRYFIPSEYKDSKGETRAEYLITRDGFSILAMGFNGKEALKWKIKYINAFNAMEDYIREKKSAEWQQARLDGKQVRREETDVILTKLIPLVESQGSQNAGKLYMAYSKLVNMILGIESGQRENLPLSYIEAIKFLERAIENIISLEVEKGTHYKEIYQVCKAKCQIIKDLAFLPSLKLIS; this is encoded by the coding sequence ATGAACGAATTTTTAACACTAGGAATCATTTCTAAAAAAGAAAGGGCACTTGTTAGTAGCCGAAAGATAGCAGAAAGATTTAATAAAGATCATGCAGAAGTATTAAAAAGAATCCATGGATATGACAGGAACGGCAAACACGTTAACGGTATACTCGATGACTTCGAACCAAGTGTAAATACACTTCGTTACTTTATTCCTTCTGAATACAAGGACTCAAAAGGCGAAACTAGAGCTGAATATTTAATTACTAGGGATGGATTTTCCATTCTCGCTATGGGGTTTAATGGCAAGGAAGCATTGAAGTGGAAAATAAAATACATCAATGCTTTCAACGCAATGGAAGATTACATCAGGGAAAAGAAATCAGCAGAGTGGCAACAAGCGAGATTGGACGGCAAACAAGTCCGCCGTGAAGAAACTGACGTAATCTTAACTAAACTTATCCCATTGGTAGAATCTCAAGGCAGCCAGAACGCCGGTAAACTGTACATGGCCTATTCTAAACTGGTCAATATGATACTGGGGATAGAATCCGGACAGCGTGAAAACTTGCCCTTGTCTTACATCGAAGCGATTAAGTTCCTCGAAAGAGCCATAGAAAATATTATATCCCTGGAAGTGGAAAAGGGAACCCATTACAAAGAAATCTATCAAGTATGTAAAGCGAAATGCCAGATCATCAAAGACTTGGCATTTTTGCCATCATTAAAACTTATTTCATAA
- a CDS encoding WD40 repeat domain-containing protein has product MISTVTRQNDFVNGTPADAEAVDQDFDALYTKVNEIIYAILSSDEGQSLVDQMNVPEIEGVGTGSLLAILRGFKTLMDSIVLGGLPDNSVTLSKLVTALQKNLEVMNKCLANELAHLDQISQETPQSLPLSNKIYDLFDGTNNYSSGIIDTTKTWTTADIISGATSITVDDTTGFTAKKEYTIQQSDKKESFILTSITDNVLTVPALTNSFGKGAVVYRSNALLDQGKLRAGTVRSSVFPIKLSDPSSLPPGTCNGVAFSADGTYMAIVSSTAPYLAIYKRSGDTFIKLSNPTIMPGAACYCVAFSPDGKYLSVGHGNTYRQTHYMCSGDDFTAVTVPTSYPASGYVYDMEYSPDGTYLAMACSYTPFVYIYKITDGVFNKLANPATLPPGQCNSISWSPDGVYLALACNVTPFMAIYKRSEDTFNKLTNPATIPTGAGKGCAWSKNGTYLVIAHTTTPFVSAYKRTGDIFAKLSSPTDLPAGNGTGVSFSKDGAHMAVSCAITPFASLYEVDYLTDTFTKIVDPVTAPAGSCNGVVFGFNDLYLVFVHATSPYLTIYKTGTQVTAVDARYDVTPITATDEVDLWLYHERETDFSVAAYLSIVAAATNESFSEMTKTTTNIDADLAEGRYIGTVATADSNVSLKLTISRLATSTKVLTKLLGNVV; this is encoded by the coding sequence ATGATCTCAACTGTGACAAGACAAAACGACTTTGTCAATGGCACCCCGGCAGACGCCGAAGCAGTTGACCAAGACTTTGATGCCTTATATACAAAAGTAAATGAAATAATCTACGCTATCCTAAGTTCGGACGAAGGTCAGAGTTTGGTTGATCAAATGAATGTTCCGGAAATAGAAGGCGTCGGGACAGGATCGCTCTTAGCCATATTAAGGGGATTTAAAACCCTGATGGATTCCATTGTCTTAGGAGGACTGCCGGACAACAGTGTCACCTTAAGCAAACTCGTTACTGCTTTACAAAAGAATCTTGAGGTTATGAACAAATGTCTTGCAAACGAATTAGCCCATTTAGATCAAATTAGCCAAGAAACGCCGCAGTCTTTACCGCTCAGTAACAAAATATATGATCTTTTCGATGGCACGAATAATTATTCATCTGGAATCATTGACACGACAAAAACCTGGACAACAGCTGATATTATTTCTGGCGCGACAAGTATCACCGTAGATGATACTACGGGCTTCACCGCGAAAAAAGAGTACACAATCCAGCAATCCGATAAAAAAGAGAGCTTTATTTTAACCAGTATCACTGATAATGTCCTTACGGTCCCGGCTCTTACAAACTCTTTCGGGAAGGGAGCGGTTGTATACCGGTCAAATGCCTTATTGGATCAAGGTAAATTGCGTGCCGGTACGGTCCGAAGCAGCGTATTTCCGATTAAATTATCCGATCCTTCTTCTCTTCCTCCTGGAACCTGTAACGGCGTTGCTTTTTCGGCAGACGGTACTTACATGGCAATAGTGAGTTCTACAGCACCATATTTGGCAATTTACAAAAGATCCGGAGATACGTTTATCAAATTATCGAATCCAACCATTATGCCTGGTGCAGCGTGCTATTGCGTAGCGTTTTCACCGGATGGCAAATATTTATCCGTCGGCCACGGAAACACCTATAGGCAGACTCATTATATGTGTTCCGGCGATGACTTCACGGCGGTAACTGTTCCGACAAGCTATCCGGCAAGCGGTTATGTTTACGATATGGAATATTCCCCCGACGGAACGTATTTGGCAATGGCCTGTTCGTATACACCGTTTGTTTATATCTACAAGATCACGGACGGAGTATTCAATAAGCTTGCTAACCCAGCAACGTTACCACCCGGACAATGTAATAGTATCTCATGGTCACCCGACGGGGTATATTTGGCTTTAGCGTGTAATGTAACACCGTTCATGGCTATCTATAAGCGGTCGGAAGATACTTTTAACAAGTTGACCAACCCGGCTACAATCCCTACAGGTGCGGGCAAAGGTTGCGCATGGAGCAAAAACGGTACTTACCTGGTAATAGCACACACCACAACACCGTTTGTCTCGGCCTATAAACGGACAGGAGACATCTTTGCTAAATTGTCCAGCCCTACAGATTTACCGGCAGGGAACGGAACCGGAGTTTCATTTTCAAAAGATGGAGCGCATATGGCTGTAAGCTGTGCGATTACGCCATTTGCATCGTTATACGAGGTAGATTATTTAACAGATACTTTCACTAAAATTGTTGATCCGGTTACTGCACCGGCAGGATCATGTAATGGGGTGGTATTCGGGTTTAATGATCTTTATTTGGTTTTTGTCCATGCGACAAGCCCCTATCTGACTATCTATAAAACAGGAACCCAGGTTACAGCGGTCGATGCCCGGTATGACGTCACGCCGATAACAGCAACGGACGAAGTTGATCTGTGGCTTTATCACGAACGGGAAACTGATTTCTCGGTCGCTGCATACTTGTCTATTGTGGCTGCGGCTACTAATGAAAGCTTTTCAGAAATGACCAAAACAACCACAAATATTGACGCTGATCTTGCGGAGGGAAGATATATCGGCACAGTCGCAACAGCGGACAGTAATGTCTCGCTTAAATTGACAATTTCCCGCTTGGCAACATCAACCAAGGTACTGACAAAATTACTCGGTAATGTGGTATAA
- a CDS encoding phage adaptor protein, with the protein MAKYGLTKYGADSPGSTLSTGSMNGSSLLTALRELTGETITWDTALPWFNDAISELTDKLKIEAKTTITTTSGTSNYPIPSDCLSIVKCDKTFTTWANEISFDSDPGTGTVDLYYYRKVNKLSLETDIPTDIPENYHYALVLFGAMRFKQSDEETEQAQGYERQFNNKKSLMIEEIRNKVRQKTVKAVYYDN; encoded by the coding sequence ATGGCCAAGTATGGACTAACGAAATACGGAGCCGATTCCCCGGGATCAACTTTATCTACCGGAAGTATGAACGGGAGCAGTCTGTTGACTGCTCTTCGTGAATTAACAGGGGAAACAATAACCTGGGATACTGCTTTGCCTTGGTTTAATGATGCCATCAGCGAACTAACCGATAAACTTAAGATTGAAGCCAAGACAACGATAACAACAACATCAGGCACAAGTAATTACCCCATACCCTCGGACTGCCTTTCTATTGTTAAATGTGATAAAACATTTACAACATGGGCGAATGAAATAAGCTTTGATTCTGACCCGGGAACCGGAACGGTAGATCTCTATTATTACCGCAAGGTAAACAAATTATCATTAGAAACAGACATTCCTACGGATATTCCCGAAAACTATCACTATGCTTTAGTGTTATTCGGCGCTATGCGGTTTAAGCAGTCGGACGAAGAAACGGAACAAGCCCAGGGATACGAAAGGCAGTTCAATAATAAAAAGTCGCTCATGATTGAGGAAATAAGAAACAAAGTAAGGCAAAAGACCGTTAAGGCGGTGTACTATGACAACTAA
- a CDS encoding PBSX family phage terminase large subunit: protein MSTIDRQKGKIEVEVLPIYFDYVLGKNYPVVILVGGRNSGKSFYMEQQAVMNLNNKKNYKLLVVEDVETNIGEGVKNGIEQRTGEFGLDNFFGSTKVPAEVTHKVTGNKVIFKGYHSEAQQKQVKSLNEITACWYEEGENITYKQFKALRMQLRGGNEEDRQLFITMNPIISDGYINEEFFQKPPDKVCEWFKDGRPKVFERIIKVEIENDSGGTEIVSLVCLVVVTTYKDNKYLTPEQKADIEELKQTDPEMYEMLGEGKFVKPAGTYFKEFTRGIHVIEPHIIPEDHKRYRVFDYGLDMLACYWVSVDNEGRAEVYKELYESDLIVSEAARRIKEVNGNDKIYETIAPPDMRNKQKDTGKSLQELFYENGISLFIASNDRVTGWMNLKEWLKPYDRPNMETGDADKTSDLRIWDNCTNLINSISKIQRDEKNANDCATEPHELTHAPDALRYWTAGRPCPAKPKAQDKQVKLIDKLKPKPKRII from the coding sequence GTGTCCACCATAGATAGACAAAAGGGTAAAATCGAGGTTGAGGTCCTACCAATATACTTTGATTATGTCCTAGGAAAGAATTACCCCGTTGTGATACTAGTTGGTGGCCGTAACTCCGGGAAGTCGTTTTATATGGAACAACAGGCTGTAATGAACCTGAATAATAAAAAGAATTATAAGCTGCTTGTCGTTGAAGATGTTGAAACAAATATCGGCGAAGGTGTAAAAAACGGTATAGAGCAAAGAACCGGTGAATTTGGCCTGGATAATTTTTTTGGCAGCACAAAAGTACCGGCAGAGGTTACGCACAAAGTAACCGGCAATAAAGTAATATTCAAGGGCTATCACTCCGAAGCGCAGCAGAAGCAAGTAAAATCTCTTAACGAAATAACCGCTTGTTGGTACGAAGAAGGAGAAAACATAACCTATAAGCAGTTTAAGGCTTTGCGAATGCAGCTTAGGGGAGGTAACGAAGAAGATCGGCAACTATTTATAACAATGAACCCTATTATATCAGACGGCTATATCAACGAAGAATTCTTCCAAAAGCCTCCCGATAAGGTTTGTGAATGGTTTAAGGATGGCCGACCAAAAGTATTTGAGAGGATCATAAAAGTTGAAATAGAAAACGACAGCGGAGGGACAGAAATAGTCTCTCTTGTTTGTTTGGTTGTTGTTACAACATACAAAGACAATAAATACCTTACCCCGGAACAAAAGGCCGACATCGAGGAATTAAAACAAACTGATCCAGAAATGTATGAAATGCTTGGAGAAGGGAAGTTTGTAAAGCCAGCCGGAACATACTTTAAGGAGTTTACAAGAGGGATCCACGTTATCGAGCCTCACATCATACCAGAAGATCACAAGCGGTACAGAGTATTTGACTATGGTTTAGATATGCTGGCTTGTTACTGGGTGTCCGTTGATAACGAAGGGCGCGCCGAGGTCTACAAAGAGCTGTACGAAAGCGATTTAATCGTCTCTGAGGCAGCAAGGCGAATAAAAGAGGTCAACGGCAACGACAAAATTTATGAAACCATCGCACCGCCTGACATGAGAAACAAACAGAAAGACACAGGCAAGAGCTTACAAGAACTATTTTATGAAAACGGTATAAGCTTATTTATCGCCAGCAATGACCGAGTTACTGGCTGGATGAACCTTAAGGAGTGGCTAAAACCTTACGATAGGCCGAACATGGAAACAGGAGATGCAGATAAAACGTCCGATCTACGAATATGGGATAATTGCACAAACTTGATAAACTCGATATCTAAAATACAAAGGGATGAAAAGAACGCTAACGATTGCGCAACTGAGCCTCACGAATTAACCCATGCCCCTGATGCACTAAGATACTGGACGGCGGGGAGGCCGTGCCCGGCGAAACCTAAAGCGCAAGATAAACAAGTAAAGCTCATCGACAAGCTAAAACCAAAACCTAAAAGAATAATCTAA